GCCAGCAGCGTGGCGCACATCCGCACCGTCGTCGTCTTACCGGCACCGTTGGGCCCCAGCAGACCATGGACCTGCCCCGCCCCGACGTCCAGGGACACATCCTCCACGGCGACGAAGGTTTTGTCCTTTTTCCCGAAGGAGCGAACCAGGTGGGAGGCACGCAGCAGCGAATCCTCATTAAGCAATACCATAGAGCCCCTCCACTTCCAAAGGATCACAATCAATAACGTCAGCCACCCTCTCAGCCTTATAGTCGCCAAAGAATAAAATGAATGCATCAATTGCATGCCTTAGATCAGCAAGATCAGGTAGATGCACAAATCCTTCAAGAGCAGATCGCCCCGCATTACCGACGTTTTCAGCGGCTATTCATGTACACGAAGACATGCGTCATCCAACATGACTGCGCCGACTGCCGGCCGTGATTCCATCCCGTCATCATGCCGGCAAATACTCGCACCTTTATATAAGATATTTTACGTATCAAAATACAGTTCGCAACACTTGACGTGTAGTCAAGATTCGAAGATGACGTACAGCACAGGGACAATGAGACCACATGCTGAGGCGTCTGAGCGGCGACTGCGCCACGGATGCCATGATCGGCAGCATGAGCACCACTGAGTCGCATACCACCTCCCCCATTCTGACCTGCGGCGCGCTGGCCGGCAACATCGTGCGTCTGGAGCCGCTGTCGCCTGAGCACGTACCGGGGCTGCAGATGGCCGCAGAGGGGGCCGCGACCAGCCCCTTCGCCACGGTGCCGGCACCGGAGACGGTCGAGGACTACGTGGCCCATAGCCTGGCCCGCCGGGACACGGGTACCTACGCGCCCTTCGCCCAGGTGGAGGTCGCCACCGGCCGCGTCGTCGGGCACACCGCCTACCTGACGCCCCGGTGGATGCCCGATGGGCGGCTCTTCGCCGTCGAGGTCGGCTCCTCCTGGCTCTCCCCCACTGCTCGCGGCACCGCCATCAACCCAGCCGCCAAGCTCCTGCTGCTCACGCAGGCCCTCGAGGACTGGAGCGTGGACCGTGTGGACATCAAGACCGATGCACGCAATGCGGTGGCTCGCGGCGCGATCGCGGCCCTGGGGGCGACCTTCGAGGGGATCCTGCACGCCTGGCAGCCCTCGCTGGCTCCCGGTGAGGAGGGGCGCACGCGCGACACGGCCATGTTCGCCATCACCCCACAGCAGTGGCCCGAGGTCAGGACCCGTCTGGCCGAGCGCATCGAGAGGCGCTCGACGTCGTCGAAAGGATGAGAAGGAATGACTGAGCTGCGTGATCCGGCTGAGGTCTTCGCCACGGAGATCGGCTGGCAGCCGGCGCTGGAGCGCACCGATCTACTCGCCGAGCCCGTGGCCGCCGCGCTGCGGGCGCTGGAGGCGGCCTCGCCCGAGGGTACGGACCTGGCCCGTCAGGCGCAGGTAGTGCCCATTGACCCGTCCCACTCCGACACCGACGCCCTCAACGCGCACTACGACCTGGATCCTGAGGCGACCGGGAACTGCGTACTCGTGGCCGGTAAGCGGACCGGCCAGGAGCGCATCGCCGCCTGCGTGGTGCGCGCCACCGACTTCGCCGACGTCAACCACGTCGTCAAGAAGCGCATTGACGTGCGTAAGGCCTCGTTCCTGCCGGTGGAGCGGGCCGTGGAGATGAGTGGCATGGAGTACGGCGGGATCACCCCGGTCGGCCTGCCCGAGGACTGGCGCCTCTTCATCGACGGCGCCGTGGCGGAGCGGGCCACGGTACTCATCGGCTCGGGCGTGCGCCACTCCAAGCTCCTGGTGCCCGGGGCACTGCTGGTGGCGCTGCCGGGGGCCGAGCGCGTCGAGGACCTGGGGGTACGCCCCGCCTGAGCGGGCCGGTCGGACCGTTCAGGCGGGGCCAGTCCTCAGGCTCTCAGCCCAGGGAGTCCAGGACGATGTTGAGTCCCTCGCTCATGGTGGGGTGGGTGATGACGGCGTCGCGCACCTGCTGCCACGTCAGGTCGCCCAGCATCGCCATCTGGATGCTGGTGACGACCTCACTGGCCTCGGCGCCGATGATGGCGGCACCCAGGATCAGGTCGGTGCGGGCGTCGATGATGACCTTGAAGAAGCCCTCGGTACGGCCCAGGGTCTTGGCGCGCGGGACGGCCGCCGTCGGGGTCTTGGCGACGCGCACCTCATAGCCGGCCTCGCGGGCCTCGGCCTCGCTCATGCCCACGTGCCCGAGCTCGGGCGTGGTGAAGACGGCCCAGGGGATGAGACGTCCGGTGGTGGAGGCCTCCTTGCCGGCGAAGAGGTCGCGCAGGACGCGGAAGTCGTTCCAGGAGGCGTGGGTGAACTGGGGCGTTCCGGCCACGTCACCGGCGGCGTAGACGTTCTCGGCGGTGGTGCACAGGTGGTCGTCGACGCGCACGAAGCCGCGCTCGGTCAGCTCCACGCCCGCGGTCTCCAGGCCGAGGCCGGCGGTGACGGGGGTGCGCCCCAGGGCGACGAGCAGGTGGGATCCGCTCACCTCGTGCCCGTCGGCGGTGGTGACGACGACGCCGTTCCCGTCGGCCGCGGCGGCGACCTTCGAGGCGAGTGCGCCAGTCAGGACCGTGACCCCCAGGGCCTCCAGGCCGGCGGTCACCTCAGCGGCGACGTCCTCGTCCTCGCGGTCCAGGATGTGCGGCCCGGCGTGGACGATGGTGACCGGGACACCGAGGAGCCCCATGAGGGAGGCCATCTCGACGCCGATGACGCCGCCGCCCAGGACGATGAGGCTACTGGGCAGCTCGGGCAGGGTGAGCAGGTCCTCGCTGGTCCAGTAGCGCACGTCGGACAGGCCCTCGATCGGGGGGACCGACGGCGTGGTGCCGGTGTTGATGAGGACCTTGGCGCCGCGCACGCGCCGCAGGCCGCCGTCGTTCAGGGCGATCTCGACGGTGCGCTCCCCCACGAAGCGGGCGGTGCCCTTGACGAAGTCCATGCCGGAGGCGGGGAACATCTTCTCGTGGGCGGCCACCATGCCGCCCACGACGGCCTCCTTGCGGGCGCGGAAGGAGGCCAGCTCGATGCGGGCCTGGGCCAGGGCGTCAGCGCCACCGTCCTGCTCGGGCAGAGTGACGCCGTAGGTCTGCGAGCCCTGGACCTCCCGGAGGACGCGGGCGGCGGAGATGAGGGTCTTGGTGGGGATGCAGGCGACGTTGATGCAGGTGCCGCCCACCTTGTCACGCTCCACCATGACGACCTTGTCGCCGGCCTTGGCGCGCAGCATCGCCAGGGACTTGCCCGCCTTGCCGCCTCCGACGACGAGCAGGTCGACCTCCTCGACCGGGACGTCTGTCTGGTTGGTCGCGTCGCTGTTGACGGTGGACTGTGACATGAGTGCGCATCTCCTTCGGCGGTCGCCGCTCGGCATGATCTGAACGCCAAGGGCAACGGGAAGCGAAGGGCCGCTATTCCGGGGCGACTGCCCAAGGTCTCAGTGAATCGCCGACAGCAGCCGGGGAATCCTCACGCTGCTCTTACCCCTCCCGACCGGTCATTGGGGCGACTTATCCTTTCGTCCTCACTGATACCTGGCAGCCCTACTGCTCGCCGAGAGCAACCAGGGCTGCATGCAGAGAGTCAACGAGCGTGGCAAAACTCACGTCAATGGGGGCATTCATGGCGAAGCCACCGTGGACCTCGATATCCACGAAGCCATGGAGTGACGCCCGGGTCATTCGCACAGCGTCGATGATCCGATCCTCGGGGATGCGGTAGCCGGACAGCGCCGCGGTGACGATGGCAACCGTGCGTTGCGCAGCGGATGACCGTAGCGGACTCAGGCTCCCGTCCGAGGACTCGGCAGGGACCTGGGTCATCGGATAGAGCCCGGGGTGCGCGTGGGCGAAGCCTCGATAGGCGTCGGCAAGGGCTCGCAGGGCATCAGGCCCGGCCAACCCCATGACGGAGGCCGCCAGACGGTCGGCGAACTCGTCCACCGCCCGCACGGAGACTCCTCGGACCAGGTCGCTCATTCCGGAGACATGCTTGTACAGGCTCGGCGGCGCGACTCCCAGATCGGCAGCCAGACGACTCAGGGACAGTTCCTCAAGGCCGTGCTCGTCAACGATCTGCGCGGCTCGTTCCACCACGCGTTCGGCGCTCAGTCCTGCTCGTGGCATCGTGCACTCCTCACCTCTCCCCCCGCCGGCCTTGCCTCAGCATTGCCGGCGATCATACGCCGGGCGAAGTCGACCACCTGCGGCCCAACGAGGCCGGGGCGTTCCAGCATCGGGGCGTGCCCCGCACCGGGAACGATGACAACCTCTCCCCCACCTCCACCAACAGCGCTTGCTACCCAGGCGGCCTCAGCCGCAGGGTCCTTCCAATCTGGATCCTCCTGCCCCATAACCACGAGGGCGGGACAGTCCACCTTGTCCAGCCACGGGGAGACAACGCGGTGATCAGTACGAGTCGTCGCCCAGAAGGCGCGCCAGCGCCCCGGACGGCACAGCAAGCCCGTCAGACGCGTGGCCCGCTGCTGGGCATCAGGTAGACCGGGCCACAATCTGGCGGAGTAGCTGTTCCACACAGCAGGCCCCCAAGGGCGCATCAGCGCAGCCCCAAGCATGGCGCGCTGCACGAGCGTCCAGACTCGACTCTGCGGCCCACGCAGGAAGGGGCAGACGAGGACGAGCCCACACACCAGGTCAGGGCGACGCCCGCCGGCGATCACTGCAGCGGCTCCGGACATGGAGGCGCCCACAAGGATGGCGGGACCGGCGTCGAGAACCTCAATCAGGGCAATGAGGTCGGCTGCGGTGGCCTCATCGCCGTAGGCGGTGAAGGTCGCCGAGCTGTCCCCGTGACCGCGCAGATCCGCAGTGACGACACGAAACCCCGCCTCGTTCAGGGACTGCGCCAGCGGCGTATAGACGTCCCGCACGTCCCCCATGGCCGGCGAGCAGACGACAAGC
This region of Actinomyces oris genomic DNA includes:
- a CDS encoding TetR/AcrR family transcriptional regulator is translated as MPRAGLSAERVVERAAQIVDEHGLEELSLSRLAADLGVAPPSLYKHVSGMSDLVRGVSVRAVDEFADRLAASVMGLAGPDALRALADAYRGFAHAHPGLYPMTQVPAESSDGSLSPLRSSAAQRTVAIVTAALSGYRIPEDRIIDAVRMTRASLHGFVDIEVHGGFAMNAPIDVSFATLVDSLHAALVALGEQ
- a CDS encoding YbaK/EbsC family protein, with product MTELRDPAEVFATEIGWQPALERTDLLAEPVAAALRALEAASPEGTDLARQAQVVPIDPSHSDTDALNAHYDLDPEATGNCVLVAGKRTGQERIAACVVRATDFADVNHVVKKRIDVRKASFLPVERAVEMSGMEYGGITPVGLPEDWRLFIDGAVAERATVLIGSGVRHSKLLVPGALLVALPGAERVEDLGVRPA
- a CDS encoding dihydrolipoyl dehydrogenase family protein, translated to MSQSTVNSDATNQTDVPVEEVDLLVVGGGKAGKSLAMLRAKAGDKVVMVERDKVGGTCINVACIPTKTLISAARVLREVQGSQTYGVTLPEQDGGADALAQARIELASFRARKEAVVGGMVAAHEKMFPASGMDFVKGTARFVGERTVEIALNDGGLRRVRGAKVLINTGTTPSVPPIEGLSDVRYWTSEDLLTLPELPSSLIVLGGGVIGVEMASLMGLLGVPVTIVHAGPHILDREDEDVAAEVTAGLEALGVTVLTGALASKVAAAADGNGVVVTTADGHEVSGSHLLVALGRTPVTAGLGLETAGVELTERGFVRVDDHLCTTAENVYAAGDVAGTPQFTHASWNDFRVLRDLFAGKEASTTGRLIPWAVFTTPELGHVGMSEAEAREAGYEVRVAKTPTAAVPRAKTLGRTEGFFKVIIDARTDLILGAAIIGAEASEVVTSIQMAMLGDLTWQQVRDAVITHPTMSEGLNIVLDSLG
- a CDS encoding alpha/beta fold hydrolase, which produces MGDVRDVYTPLAQSLNEAGFRVVTADLRGHGDSSATFTAYGDEATAADLIALIEVLDAGPAILVGASMSGAAAVIAGGRRPDLVCGLVLVCPFLRGPQSRVWTLVQRAMLGAALMRPWGPAVWNSYSARLWPGLPDAQQRATRLTGLLCRPGRWRAFWATTRTDHRVVSPWLDKVDCPALVVMGQEDPDWKDPAAEAAWVASAVGGGGGEVVIVPGAGHAPMLERPGLVGPQVVDFARRMIAGNAEARPAGGEVRSARCHEQD
- a CDS encoding GNAT family N-acetyltransferase, with the translated sequence MSTTESHTTSPILTCGALAGNIVRLEPLSPEHVPGLQMAAEGAATSPFATVPAPETVEDYVAHSLARRDTGTYAPFAQVEVATGRVVGHTAYLTPRWMPDGRLFAVEVGSSWLSPTARGTAINPAAKLLLLTQALEDWSVDRVDIKTDARNAVARGAIAALGATFEGILHAWQPSLAPGEEGRTRDTAMFAITPQQWPEVRTRLAERIERRSTSSKG